A window from Enterocloster bolteae encodes these proteins:
- the secG gene encoding preprotein translocase subunit SecG: protein MSVIHVILSIIYVILGVAISVVILMQEGKSNGLGSAIGGISTDSYWSKNRGRSMEGALEHFTRYGAIAFMLITIALNVLLKVMG, encoded by the coding sequence ATGTCAGTAATACATGTTATTTTGTCAATCATATATGTAATTCTTGGTGTTGCAATATCAGTGGTTATCCTGATGCAGGAAGGTAAGTCCAACGGACTGGGGAGCGCAATTGGCGGAATCTCCACAGACAGTTACTGGAGTAAGAACAGAGGCCGTTCCATGGAAGGTGCGCTGGAGCACTTTACCAGGTATGGAGCCATTGCATTCATGCTCATTACCATTGCCCTGAACGTGCTGCTTAAGGTCATGGGGTAA
- a CDS encoding type I phosphomannose isomerase catalytic subunit yields MRELLFMEPVFKEAIWGGTRLKDVFGYDIPSSRTGECWAISAHKNGDCRIAGGTWKGQSLSSLWESHPEWFGAAAGCHKEFPLLVKIIDARNDLSIQVHPDNAYAGEHENGSLGKTECWYILDCDPDATIVIGHHAGNKDEVKQMIEEKRWKDFIREIPVSKGDFFQINPGCVHAIKGGTLVLETQQSSDITYRVYDYDRLSGGKPRQLHIKESIDVIEAPFKEDQNAMPAVVKETDSGRKEHLVTCAYYTVDKIDMTGCWTENYGDSFANVSILDGEGSVNGIPVSKGQHFIVPAGFGDVIFEGSLSMICSQAV; encoded by the coding sequence ATGAGAGAATTACTATTTATGGAACCTGTTTTTAAGGAGGCCATCTGGGGAGGAACACGTCTTAAAGATGTGTTTGGTTACGATATCCCAAGCAGCCGCACAGGCGAGTGCTGGGCTATCAGCGCGCATAAGAACGGGGATTGCCGTATTGCAGGCGGAACATGGAAAGGACAGAGCTTAAGCTCCCTGTGGGAGAGCCACCCTGAGTGGTTTGGGGCTGCGGCAGGCTGTCATAAGGAATTTCCATTGCTGGTAAAGATTATTGATGCCAGGAACGACTTAAGCATACAGGTTCATCCGGATAATGCCTATGCCGGGGAGCATGAAAACGGATCTCTGGGCAAGACAGAATGCTGGTATATCCTGGACTGCGATCCGGATGCCACCATTGTGATTGGGCACCATGCAGGCAATAAGGATGAAGTAAAGCAGATGATAGAGGAAAAACGCTGGAAGGATTTCATACGGGAAATTCCTGTCAGTAAGGGAGACTTTTTTCAGATTAATCCCGGATGCGTCCATGCCATAAAGGGCGGCACCCTGGTGTTGGAGACCCAGCAGAGCAGTGATATTACATACCGCGTTTATGACTACGACAGGCTGTCCGGCGGGAAGCCCAGGCAGCTCCATATAAAGGAGAGCATTGATGTGATAGAAGCGCCTTTTAAGGAGGACCAAAATGCAATGCCGGCAGTTGTGAAGGAGACGGACAGCGGTAGAAAAGAACATCTTGTGACCTGCGCTTACTATACTGTGGACAAGATAGACATGACAGGCTGCTGGACGGAGAATTATGGGGACAGCTTTGCCAATGTGAGTATTCTGGACGGAGAGGGAAGTGTAAACGGCATCCCGGTATCAAAGGGACAGCATTTTATTGTGCCTGCCGGATTCGGGGATGTTATCTTTGAGGGCAGCCTTTCCATGATTTGTTCCCAGGCGGTTTAA
- the eno gene encoding phosphopyruvate hydratase: MVNELEIEAVTGREILDSRGNPTVEVEVCLTGGATGRAAVPSGASTGKFEAVELRDGGNRYNGLGVRGAVEHVNTVLSEAVLFESALDQRHIDRLLLEADGTENKGKLGANAILGVSMAVARAAANGLRMPLYRYLGGIHASVLPVPMMNILNGGKHADNTVDLQEFMIMPFGACCFAERLRMCAEVYHTLKKLLKEEGYSTGVGDEGGFAPDLKDSEAVLEFLVRAMEKSGLKPGTDMKIAIDAASSELYDEASGMYLFPGESRMAGKEIRRSAQEMVDYYRRLVDAFPICSIEDGLQEEDWEGWKMLTKELGGRIQLVGDDLFVTNTKRLSKGIELGAGNAILVKVNQIGTLSESFEAIEMAKRAGFGTIISHRSGETEDSIIADIAVAVNAGQIKTGAPCRSDRVAKYNQLLRIEENLEG; this comes from the coding sequence ATGGTAAACGAACTGGAGATAGAGGCGGTAACCGGCAGAGAGATACTGGATTCCAGGGGGAATCCTACGGTGGAGGTGGAAGTGTGCCTGACAGGAGGCGCCACCGGCAGGGCGGCCGTTCCCTCCGGTGCATCCACCGGAAAATTCGAGGCCGTAGAACTTCGGGACGGCGGGAATCGGTACAACGGACTGGGAGTCCGGGGAGCTGTAGAGCATGTGAATACTGTGCTCAGCGAAGCAGTTCTCTTTGAAAGCGCATTGGACCAGAGACACATCGACCGTCTGCTTCTGGAGGCGGACGGAACAGAGAATAAGGGAAAGCTGGGGGCCAATGCTATTCTGGGCGTGTCCATGGCCGTGGCCAGGGCTGCTGCAAATGGGCTTCGGATGCCTCTTTACAGGTATCTGGGAGGAATCCATGCATCCGTCCTGCCTGTTCCCATGATGAACATTCTAAACGGAGGAAAACACGCGGACAATACAGTTGATTTGCAGGAATTCATGATTATGCCGTTCGGAGCCTGCTGTTTTGCGGAGCGTCTGAGGATGTGTGCGGAGGTCTATCACACCTTAAAGAAGCTTCTTAAAGAAGAAGGCTACAGCACAGGAGTAGGGGATGAGGGCGGATTTGCGCCGGACCTTAAGGACTCCGAGGCTGTGCTTGAATTTCTGGTGAGAGCCATGGAAAAGAGCGGACTGAAGCCGGGAACCGATATGAAGATTGCCATTGATGCGGCGTCCAGTGAACTCTATGATGAAGCCAGCGGCATGTACCTGTTCCCGGGAGAAAGCCGCATGGCGGGAAAGGAAATCCGGCGCAGCGCACAGGAGATGGTGGATTACTACCGCCGTCTTGTAGATGCGTTCCCCATCTGTTCCATAGAGGACGGACTCCAGGAGGAGGACTGGGAGGGCTGGAAAATGCTGACCAAGGAACTGGGAGGACGTATTCAGCTGGTAGGAGATGATTTGTTCGTCACCAATACGAAACGGCTGTCAAAGGGCATTGAGCTGGGAGCAGGAAACGCCATTCTGGTGAAGGTGAATCAGATAGGTACGCTGTCTGAAAGCTTTGAGGCTATCGAAATGGCTAAGAGGGCCGGATTCGGCACCATTATATCCCACCGTTCCGGTGAGACGGAGGATTCCATCATTGCAGATATTGCAGTGGCTGTCAATGCAGGACAAATTAAGACCGGCGCTCCCTGCCGTTCTGACCGCGTGGCCAAATACAATCAGCTGCTGCGTATTGAGGAAAATCTGGAAGGTTAA
- a CDS encoding glycosyltransferase: MITISLCMIVKNEEAVLERLLRTMSTVADQIVIMDTGSTDRTKEIAARYTDEVYDFPWTDDFAAARNAVCQKAVSDYWMWMDADDVMEPEQAARLKNLKETLDPSVDVVMMKYLTGFDENGRTSFSYYRERILKNHKGFQWQGRVHEAVPPAGNILYTDIEIQHRKEGAGDKDRNLRIYETMLSQGEPLEPRHQFYYARELYYHERYEDAVRVFRAFLQEPDGWVENKIDACLHLALCEEHLGHTEKAVEALLKSFLYDSPRGEACCELGRMKMKEEKYREAAYWYTQALSSRPAEQTGAFVRKDCYGFLPSIQLCVCYDRLGDHRRAWHYHLKSQKLKPEHPSVRQNQTYFEHKLKHPAEGQPSAL; the protein is encoded by the coding sequence TTGATAACCATTAGTCTTTGTATGATTGTAAAAAATGAGGAGGCTGTTCTGGAACGGCTCCTAAGGACCATGTCCACTGTGGCGGATCAGATTGTTATTATGGATACCGGCTCCACGGACCGGACAAAAGAAATCGCAGCCCGCTATACGGATGAGGTCTACGATTTCCCGTGGACGGATGATTTCGCCGCTGCCAGGAACGCCGTCTGCCAGAAGGCGGTGTCGGACTACTGGATGTGGATGGACGCGGACGATGTAATGGAGCCTGAACAGGCTGCCCGCTTAAAGAATTTGAAGGAAACCCTGGACCCCTCTGTGGATGTGGTGATGATGAAATATCTCACGGGTTTTGACGAAAACGGGAGAACCTCCTTTTCCTATTACAGGGAGCGTATCTTAAAAAACCACAAGGGATTCCAGTGGCAGGGCCGGGTGCATGAAGCTGTCCCCCCTGCCGGCAATATCCTATACACCGATATTGAGATTCAGCACCGGAAGGAGGGCGCCGGGGATAAGGACCGCAACCTTCGGATATACGAAACCATGCTGAGCCAGGGAGAACCTCTGGAACCCAGACACCAGTTCTACTACGCCAGGGAGCTGTATTACCACGAACGCTATGAAGATGCGGTACGGGTGTTCAGGGCATTCCTGCAGGAACCGGATGGATGGGTGGAAAACAAGATAGACGCCTGTCTCCATCTGGCTCTGTGCGAGGAGCATCTGGGACATACGGAAAAGGCCGTGGAGGCACTTTTAAAGAGCTTCTTATATGACAGTCCCCGCGGTGAAGCCTGCTGTGAACTGGGGCGGATGAAAATGAAGGAAGAAAAATACAGGGAGGCTGCTTATTGGTATACCCAGGCATTATCCTCCCGGCCTGCGGAACAGACAGGAGCTTTTGTCCGAAAGGACTGTTACGGCTTCCTGCCTTCTATTCAGCTGTGTGTATGCTATGACCGTCTGGGCGACCACCGAAGAGCATGGCACTATCACTTGAAGTCACAAAAGCTGAAACCTGAACACCCATCTGTCAGGCAGAACCAGACCTACTTTGAACACAAACTGAAACATCCGGCGGAAGGGCAGCCTTCCGCACTATAA
- a CDS encoding DUF6783 domain-containing protein, giving the protein MSPWDKACPTCGIFGPNSLDVAHHIAFIRTKSTIRRNEQLTERIFALCRPGDGEFSGCNGGCFYASCHGCVIKKNT; this is encoded by the coding sequence GTGTCTCCTTGGGACAAAGCTTGCCCCACTTGCGGTATATTCGGCCCTAATTCACTTGACGTGGCACATCATATCGCGTTTATCAGGACCAAATCTACCATAAGAAGAAACGAACAACTGACGGAGCGTATATTTGCGTTATGCCGGCCGGGTGACGGAGAATTTTCCGGTTGCAACGGCGGGTGCTTCTATGCTTCCTGCCATGGGTGCGTTATTAAGAAGAATACATGA
- a CDS encoding BclA C-terminal domain-containing protein, with protein sequence MNAQNTAASPLAIIIGKIAIPLPNDQFLNCFTINAANTIFTFPVTGTYFITYHIKATDALLMFWHIL encoded by the coding sequence ATGAACGCTCAGAATACTGCAGCATCCCCTCTGGCTATCATTATAGGCAAAATAGCAATCCCGCTTCCAAACGACCAGTTTCTCAATTGCTTTACAATAAATGCTGCCAATACCATTTTTACGTTTCCCGTAACCGGCACTTACTTTATAACCTATCATATTAAGGCAACAGACGCTCTGCTCATGTTCTGGCATATTCTTTAA
- a CDS encoding collagen-like protein produces MYYNYSDNINPQPSNYDPSSAGCRLNNSGNDRNRCWCDPCNPCPPPGCCPQAGPTGPTGPMGPQGPMGPRGCPGAPGPAGPTGAMGPQGYVGPTGPTGPTGPQGFPGITGATGAAGPTGPQGPQGIPGPTGPRGVTGTTGAAETITIRNTVTSEPESPAAVVDITGSPDHILDFYLPRGATGATGATGATGPAGDTGARGITGTTGATGATGAQGIAGITGPTGPQGPAGATGPTGPQGPAGATGPAGAAGAAGTTGATGATGATGATGITGATGVTGATGATGEAQTITIRNTTTSEPGAAASVTDITGGPNHVLDFTIPRGVTGPAGPQGGTGATGAAGPAGATGATGAAGPAGATGATGATGAAGPAGPTGATGATGAIGATGATGATGNTGPEGPAGPTGATGATGAAGATGDTGAEGPAGATGATGDIGPTGATGDMGPEGPAGPTGETGPTGAAATITIGSVTTGDPGTEASVTNSGTSEDAVFDFVIPRGEPGGGGAPEVLATVDTTPQPTSANGALIFNETPLVSGTAITHTAGSPDVQINQPGIYQAFFTGTVLIDAGTTIPSTLTVQLTLNGVPITGAVARHTFTASNEEVTLSMNAPFPVTGAGTLEVVTSDAGYTFEDASLTVVRLGDSTNFRTAV; encoded by the coding sequence ATGTATTATAACTATTCAGATAATATAAATCCGCAGCCTTCCAACTATGACCCCTCCTCTGCCGGCTGCCGCCTCAATAACAGCGGCAATGACAGGAACAGATGCTGGTGTGATCCGTGCAATCCATGCCCGCCGCCCGGCTGCTGCCCACAGGCTGGTCCCACTGGCCCCACCGGGCCCATGGGACCTCAGGGACCAATGGGACCCAGAGGGTGCCCCGGCGCACCTGGCCCCGCAGGACCCACCGGTGCCATGGGGCCACAGGGTTATGTAGGCCCCACCGGCCCCACTGGCCCCACCGGACCTCAGGGCTTTCCCGGAATAACCGGCGCTACCGGCGCTGCCGGCCCAACTGGTCCTCAGGGCCCGCAAGGCATACCCGGACCTACCGGCCCCCGTGGCGTTACCGGAACTACCGGCGCTGCTGAAACGATAACTATACGCAACACTGTTACAAGCGAACCTGAATCTCCAGCCGCAGTAGTGGATATAACCGGTTCCCCTGACCACATCCTGGACTTCTATCTTCCGCGGGGAGCCACAGGTGCTACAGGAGCTACCGGCGCTACAGGACCTGCCGGTGACACAGGAGCCCGGGGGATTACAGGTACTACCGGTGCTACAGGAGCCACGGGAGCACAAGGTATTGCAGGCATTACCGGACCTACCGGCCCACAGGGACCTGCTGGCGCCACCGGACCCACAGGACCACAGGGGCCTGCCGGTGCTACCGGACCGGCTGGCGCTGCAGGGGCCGCAGGAACCACCGGCGCTACGGGAGCCACGGGCGCTACAGGGGCCACCGGTATTACGGGGGCCACTGGTGTTACCGGGGCTACTGGCGCAACTGGAGAAGCACAAACTATAACCATACGCAATACTACAACAAGTGAACCTGGTGCTGCCGCCAGCGTCACAGATATAACTGGCGGTCCCAACCATGTGCTGGATTTCACCATTCCACGTGGAGTCACCGGGCCTGCCGGCCCCCAGGGCGGAACAGGAGCAACTGGAGCTGCCGGACCTGCCGGGGCTACCGGTGCCACAGGCGCTGCCGGACCTGCCGGGGCCACTGGCGCTACCGGTGCCACAGGCGCTGCCGGACCTGCCGGGCCAACTGGCGCTACCGGCGCCACCGGTGCTATCGGCGCCACCGGCGCTACAGGGGCTACCGGTAACACGGGGCCAGAAGGACCTGCCGGACCAACTGGCGCCACAGGGGCCACTGGAGCCGCAGGAGCTACCGGTGATACGGGAGCAGAGGGGCCCGCTGGCGCTACCGGCGCCACCGGCGATATAGGACCCACGGGGGCTACCGGTGATATGGGACCAGAGGGGCCTGCCGGGCCAACCGGAGAAACCGGACCAACAGGCGCAGCAGCCACCATCACCATCGGAAGCGTAACCACAGGCGACCCCGGTACCGAGGCATCTGTAACCAATTCCGGCACCTCAGAAGATGCAGTCTTTGATTTCGTCATTCCCCGCGGGGAGCCCGGAGGCGGCGGGGCTCCGGAAGTCCTGGCAACAGTAGATACAACCCCTCAGCCCACTTCGGCTAACGGGGCCCTGATTTTCAACGAAACTCCGCTGGTATCCGGAACTGCCATTACCCATACTGCTGGTTCTCCTGATGTGCAGATTAACCAGCCCGGCATCTATCAGGCCTTCTTTACCGGTACAGTCCTGATTGATGCAGGGACCACCATCCCCTCTACGCTCACAGTCCAGCTCACACTGAACGGAGTTCCCATTACCGGAGCAGTGGCTCGCCACACCTTCACTGCTTCCAATGAAGAAGTAACCCTTTCCATGAATGCACCATTCCCGGTAACCGGCGCTGGTACTCTGGAGGTTGTAACCAGCGATGCCGGATACACCTTTGAGGATGCCTCCCTGACCGTTGTCCGTCTGGGAGACAGCACTAATTTCCGCACAGCTGTATAA
- a CDS encoding RidA family protein: MNILSTDKAPGAIGPYSQGYEVNGVIYTSGQIPVDPADGTVAEGIAAQAEQSCKNVGAILEAAGTGFDKVFKTTCFLADMNDFGTFNEVYATYFVSKPARSCVAVKTLPKGVLCEIEAIAVK, encoded by the coding sequence ATGAATATTCTTAGTACTGACAAGGCGCCAGGTGCCATTGGGCCTTATTCCCAGGGATATGAGGTAAACGGGGTTATTTATACGTCAGGACAGATTCCGGTGGATCCGGCAGACGGAACCGTGGCAGAGGGAATCGCTGCCCAGGCTGAGCAGAGCTGTAAGAATGTGGGAGCAATCCTGGAGGCAGCCGGCACCGGATTTGACAAGGTGTTTAAGACCACCTGTTTCCTGGCTGATATGAATGACTTTGGTACATTTAATGAGGTGTACGCAACGTATTTCGTATCCAAGCCAGCCAGAAGCTGCGTGGCAGTCAAGACTCTCCCAAAGGGTGTGCTCTGTGAGATTGAGGCAATTGCTGTAAAATAA
- a CDS encoding prolyl-tRNA synthetase associated domain-containing protein, producing MTNLNDTGESIPAYHIDRTLYEGRPADTSGREDKEIRTYDLLDSLQVPFVRVDHDALPTIEACREVDQLLGTEICKNLFLRNAQKTDFYLLLMPGNKKFKTAVLSKQIGSARLSFGEAEFMESFLDIKPGSVSVMGLMNDREKRVRLLIDKDILEGEYFACHPCINTSSLKFTTRDLMDKILPALGHPHTVVDLPYAE from the coding sequence ATGACAAATCTTAACGATACCGGGGAGTCTATTCCCGCATACCATATTGACCGCACCCTATATGAGGGCCGTCCCGCCGACACATCCGGCCGTGAGGATAAAGAAATCCGCACCTATGATTTGCTGGATTCCCTTCAGGTCCCCTTTGTCCGTGTGGACCACGACGCCCTTCCAACCATTGAAGCCTGCCGCGAGGTAGACCAGCTTCTGGGCACGGAAATCTGCAAGAATCTTTTCCTCCGCAATGCCCAAAAGACCGACTTTTACCTGCTGCTCATGCCAGGCAATAAAAAGTTCAAGACAGCTGTCCTGTCCAAACAGATTGGAAGCGCCCGCCTGTCCTTTGGGGAGGCAGAATTCATGGAGTCTTTCCTTGACATCAAACCCGGCTCCGTGTCTGTCATGGGGCTTATGAATGACAGGGAAAAACGCGTCAGGCTGCTGATTGACAAGGATATACTGGAAGGTGAGTATTTCGCCTGCCATCCCTGCATCAACACCTCCAGCTTAAAGTTCACAACCCGGGATTTAATGGATAAAATCCTCCCGGCCCTTGGACATCCGCACACAGTCGTGGATTTACCCTATGCAGAATAA
- the grdA gene encoding glycine/sarcosine/betaine reductase complex selenoprotein A, translating to MAILKDKYAIIIGDRDGVPGPAIEECAKTAGAKIAYSSTECFVUTSAGAMDLENQKRVLNISEEHGPENVVVLLGAAEAEAAGLAAETVTAGDPTYAGPLAGVQLGLSVYHICEDEVKAETDPAVYEEQVGMMEMVMDVPAIHEEMEGIRKEYCKY from the coding sequence ATGGCTATACTGAAAGACAAGTATGCTATCATCATCGGTGACCGCGACGGCGTACCCGGACCAGCCATTGAAGAGTGTGCCAAGACAGCAGGCGCAAAGATAGCCTACTCTTCCACAGAGTGCTTTGTCTGAACGTCCGCAGGTGCCATGGATCTGGAAAACCAGAAGAGGGTTTTAAACATAAGTGAGGAGCACGGCCCGGAGAACGTAGTAGTTCTTCTGGGAGCTGCTGAAGCAGAGGCCGCAGGCCTTGCAGCAGAAACCGTTACAGCCGGCGATCCAACTTATGCAGGTCCTTTGGCAGGAGTCCAGTTGGGACTAAGTGTATATCATATCTGTGAGGATGAAGTGAAGGCTGAGACAGATCCAGCTGTTTATGAGGAACAGGTGGGAATGATGGAAATGGTTATGGATGTTCCGGCCATCCATGAAGAGATGGAAGGAATCCGTAAGGAGTATTGTAAGTACTAG
- the trxA gene encoding thioredoxin TrxA, producing MIDLTKENFEEEVLKAQGYVLVDFYGDGCVPCAALMPHIHKFEEVYGTTVKFCSLNTTKARRLAIAQKVLGLPVIAIYKDGEMIDSRVKDDATPEGCEEMIRKYA from the coding sequence ATGATTGATTTGACCAAGGAAAATTTTGAGGAAGAGGTATTAAAGGCCCAGGGCTATGTGCTGGTAGACTTTTACGGGGACGGCTGTGTTCCCTGTGCAGCCCTTATGCCCCATATCCATAAGTTTGAGGAGGTGTACGGAACAACTGTAAAATTCTGTTCCCTGAACACCACAAAGGCCAGACGGCTTGCCATTGCCCAGAAGGTGCTGGGACTGCCTGTGATTGCCATATATAAGGATGGGGAAATGATTGATTCCAGGGTAAAGGATGACGCCACCCCGGAGGGCTGCGAGGAAATGATCAGGAAATATGCCTGA
- the selD gene encoding selenide, water dikinase SelD → MSDIKLTELTGSCGGUASKIGPDTLAQVLRGLPTFHDDRLLVGYDTSDDAAVYQLTPELALIQTVDIFPPAVDDAYEYGQIAAANSLSDVWAMGGEARLCMNILMFPEHLPFETVQAILRGGYDKVAEAEAIVVGGHTIKDDIPKYGLCVSGVVHPDRILRNNSIQKGDVLILTKPLGTGVLTNADRGGLLSDSEHKAMVDCMAALNKYAADAVRNLDGVHACTDVTGFSLLGHSYEMCGESGLTVIIDSSRVPLLPGADSYASMGLVPAVAYQNMNHLKDKVALPKDLPSHVHDLLFDPQTSGGLLYSVASQEAGRIMEALQKACQSPAVIGHVDGPSAHPVMVI, encoded by the coding sequence ATGAGCGATATTAAACTGACTGAGTTAACAGGTTCCTGCGGCGGCTGAGCGTCCAAGATAGGGCCTGATACCCTCGCGCAGGTTCTGCGCGGTTTACCAACCTTTCACGACGACCGGCTTCTGGTTGGATATGACACCTCCGACGATGCGGCCGTCTATCAGCTTACCCCTGAACTTGCCCTGATACAGACCGTGGACATCTTTCCGCCGGCTGTGGATGATGCCTATGAGTACGGCCAGATTGCCGCTGCCAACTCACTGTCCGACGTATGGGCCATGGGCGGGGAAGCCAGACTATGCATGAACATTCTCATGTTCCCTGAGCACCTGCCCTTTGAAACGGTTCAGGCTATCCTCCGGGGCGGCTATGACAAGGTGGCTGAAGCTGAGGCCATTGTAGTGGGCGGCCATACCATCAAGGATGACATCCCCAAATATGGACTGTGCGTCTCAGGCGTGGTCCATCCGGACCGCATCCTGCGCAATAATTCCATCCAAAAGGGCGATGTTCTGATTCTCACCAAACCTCTGGGCACCGGCGTTCTGACCAATGCGGACAGGGGCGGCCTTTTATCTGACTCAGAACATAAGGCCATGGTTGACTGTATGGCTGCGCTGAATAAGTATGCAGCCGATGCGGTACGAAACCTGGACGGGGTCCATGCCTGCACCGATGTGACCGGCTTCTCACTGCTGGGCCACAGCTATGAGATGTGCGGGGAATCCGGACTTACTGTAATCATAGACAGCAGCCGCGTCCCTCTGCTCCCGGGTGCGGACAGCTATGCGTCCATGGGACTTGTGCCCGCAGTGGCATACCAGAATATGAATCACCTGAAGGATAAGGTAGCGCTGCCAAAGGACCTTCCGTCCCATGTACACGACCTTCTTTTCGATCCCCAGACATCCGGCGGCCTCCTGTACAGTGTGGCATCCCAGGAAGCAGGGCGTATCATGGAAGCGCTTCAGAAAGCCTGCCAGTCCCCGGCTGTTATCGGACATGTGGACGGGCCATCCGCCCACCCGGTCATGGTGATTTGA
- a CDS encoding DNA-binding domain-containing protein → MRIYIVDCDRNSRTELKTMIEDGGMGTVAGIASRWEEAYLELQEMCPDMILADLTLSAPKTIAYIQKIREVLPQTSVVILSHVNDMDIIRMAYEKGAELLIHKPFNEIEVRNVLHNMEMSRAMQWMIVKARNDFSAGAFSWESNVRVRKMQPEELETDYNQSIRRLKSILQEIGILSEAGSKDIIRIVRYLIEEDLDIRDITVRELCSRMGQNSKSVEQRIRRAASVGMANLAYRGMDDYADPVFNEYGARLYSLEQIKREMSYIRGKSDGHGNVRVRKFLSGLLVCCKDI, encoded by the coding sequence ATGAGAATCTATATTGTGGACTGCGACAGGAATTCGCGGACAGAACTGAAAACAATGATTGAAGATGGCGGTATGGGAACTGTTGCCGGCATTGCATCCAGATGGGAGGAAGCCTATCTGGAGCTCCAGGAGATGTGCCCGGATATGATTCTGGCAGACCTTACCCTTTCCGCACCCAAAACCATTGCTTACATACAGAAAATCAGGGAGGTACTGCCCCAGACATCGGTTGTTATCCTTTCGCATGTCAATGATATGGATATTATCAGGATGGCTTATGAAAAAGGCGCTGAGCTTTTGATACATAAACCGTTCAATGAGATAGAAGTTAGAAACGTGCTGCACAATATGGAGATGTCCAGGGCCATGCAGTGGATGATTGTCAAGGCCAGGAATGATTTTTCCGCCGGGGCATTTTCATGGGAATCAAATGTGCGGGTACGAAAGATGCAGCCCGAGGAACTGGAAACAGATTATAACCAGTCCATACGGCGCTTAAAGAGCATCTTACAGGAAATAGGTATACTCAGCGAGGCGGGAAGCAAGGATATTATACGGATTGTCCGCTATCTGATTGAGGAGGACCTGGACATAAGAGACATCACGGTACGTGAGCTGTGCAGCAGGATGGGACAGAATTCCAAGAGTGTGGAGCAGCGCATACGGCGCGCGGCCTCTGTGGGTATGGCGAATCTGGCATACAGAGGAATGGATGATTATGCAGATCCTGTGTTTAACGAGTATGGAGCCAGGCTATACAGTCTGGAACAGATTAAACGGGAGATGAGCTATATCAGAGGAAAGAGCGACGGACACGGCAACGTGAGGGTCAGAAAGTTCCTTAGCGGCCTGTTGGTCTGCTGTAAGGATATTTAG